A stretch of the Rhinoderma darwinii isolate aRhiDar2 chromosome 3, aRhiDar2.hap1, whole genome shotgun sequence genome encodes the following:
- the GADD45GIP1 gene encoding large ribosomal subunit protein mL64 — translation MALPMQRCWARLRALTLPWPAAGYHARPRIWGLDNIYKPDPNDPATKCWHKGPPYEAKLYGRFGSASGVNPENLWPSPQQLQDIEEEEKEWCPSLREMLDRLEATEKEELRKQTERKRLIAANLAKMPKMVEEWRRSKKEAKQKERDEKARKERLLAFAREKFGVHVDSRSPKFQELMKELDKEEKKKMKALKKKQREEERAAVAAVLSAIPAAAKPAPPTPDTPV, via the exons ATGGCGCTGCCCATGCAGAGGTGCTGGGCACGGCTGCGGGCATTGACCTTACCCTGGCCGGCTGCGGGTTACCATGCCAGGCCGAGGATTTGGGGGCTGGACAACATCTATAAACCTGACCCTAATGACCCAGCGACCAAGTGCTGGCATAAAGGGCCGCCGTATGAGGCCAAGTTGTATGGCCGCTTTGGCAGCGCCTCTGGGGTTAACCCCGAGAATCTGTGGCCGAGCCCACAGCAGCTCCAGGACATAGAGGAAGAAGAGAAGGAATGGTGCCCGAGCCTGAGAGAGATGTTGGACCGGCTGGAGGCCACGGAGAAGGAGGAACTGCGGAAACAGACGGAAAG GAAGCGGCTGATAGCAGCCAACTTGGCTAAAATGCCCAAGATGGTGGAGGAGTGGCGCAGATCGAAGAAGGAGGCGAAACAGAAAGAACGAGATGAGAAAGCCAGAAAAGAACGTCTCTTGGCTTTCGCCCGGGAGAAATTTGGCGTCCATGTAGATTCCCGTAGCCCCAAGTTCCAGGAGTTGATGAAGGAGCTGgacaaggaggagaagaagaaaatGAAAGCCTTGAAGAAGAAGCAAAGGGAGGAAGAGCGGGCAGCAGTGGCGGCGGTCTTGAGTGCAATCCCTGCAGCCGCGAAGCCCGCACCTCCCACCCCTGATACCCCGGTGTGA